The following proteins are encoded in a genomic region of Ammospiza caudacuta isolate bAmmCau1 chromosome 3, bAmmCau1.pri, whole genome shotgun sequence:
- the ITGB1BP1 gene encoding integrin beta-1-binding protein 1 isoform X2 yields MFRKGKKRHSSSSSQSSEISTKSKSVDSSLGGLSRSSTVASLDTDSTKSSGQSNSNSDTCAEFRVKYVGAIEKLKYNESKSLEGPLDLINYIDVAQMESYLLFQVKRSLLWEFPSMALKFPRLISMMVCYDDGLGAGKSLLALKTTDAASEECSLWVYQCSSLEQAQAICKVLSTAFDSVLMSEKS; encoded by the exons ATgtttagaaaaggaaagaagcgacacagcagcagcagctcacaaaGCAGTGAAATCAGCACTAAAAGCAAG tctgtaGATTCCAGTCTTGGGGGACTTTCCAGGTCTAGTACTGTGGCCAGCCTCGATACAGACTCCACAAAAAGTTCAG GACAAAGCAATAGTAATTCTGATACATGTGCAGAATTCAGAGTTAAATATGTTGGTGCCATTGAAAAATTGAAATACAATGAGAGCAAAAGCCTTGAAGGGCCACTGGACTTGATAAATTACATAGATGTTGCACAG ATGGAAAGTTACCTTTTGTTCCAGGTGAAGAGGAGTTTATTATGGGAGTTTCCAAGTATGGCATTAAAGTTTCCACGTCTGATCAGTAT GATGGTGTGCTATGACGATGGTCTGGGAGCAGGAAAAAGTTTACTGGCTTTGAAGACAACAGATGCAGCCTCTGAAGAATGTAGCCTCTGGGTATATCAGTGCAGTAGTTTG GAACAAGCACAAGCCATTTGCAAAGTGTTGTCTACAGCCTTTGACTCAGTTTTGATGTCGGAGAAGTCCTGA
- the ITGB1BP1 gene encoding integrin beta-1-binding protein 1 isoform X3 codes for MFRKGKKRHSSSSSQSSEISTKSKSVDSSLGGLSRSSTVASLDTDSTKSSGQSNSNSDTCAEFRVKYVGAIEKLKYNESKSLEGPLDLINYIDVAQVKRSLLWEFPSMALKFPRLISMMVCYDDGLGAGKSLLALKTTDAASEECSLWVYQCSSLEQAQAICKVLSTAFDSVLMSEKS; via the exons ATgtttagaaaaggaaagaagcgacacagcagcagcagctcacaaaGCAGTGAAATCAGCACTAAAAGCAAG tctgtaGATTCCAGTCTTGGGGGACTTTCCAGGTCTAGTACTGTGGCCAGCCTCGATACAGACTCCACAAAAAGTTCAG GACAAAGCAATAGTAATTCTGATACATGTGCAGAATTCAGAGTTAAATATGTTGGTGCCATTGAAAAATTGAAATACAATGAGAGCAAAAGCCTTGAAGGGCCACTGGACTTGATAAATTACATAGATGTTGCACAG GTGAAGAGGAGTTTATTATGGGAGTTTCCAAGTATGGCATTAAAGTTTCCACGTCTGATCAGTAT GATGGTGTGCTATGACGATGGTCTGGGAGCAGGAAAAAGTTTACTGGCTTTGAAGACAACAGATGCAGCCTCTGAAGAATGTAGCCTCTGGGTATATCAGTGCAGTAGTTTG GAACAAGCACAAGCCATTTGCAAAGTGTTGTCTACAGCCTTTGACTCAGTTTTGATGTCGGAGAAGTCCTGA
- the ITGB1BP1 gene encoding integrin beta-1-binding protein 1 isoform X1, producing the protein MFRKGKKRHSSSSSQSSEISTKSKSVDSSLGGLSRSSTVASLDTDSTKSSGQSNSNSDTCAEFRVKYVGAIEKLKYNESKSLEGPLDLINYIDVAQQDGKLPFVPGEEEFIMGVSKYGIKVSTSDQYDVLHRHALYLIVRMVCYDDGLGAGKSLLALKTTDAASEECSLWVYQCSSLEQAQAICKVLSTAFDSVLMSEKS; encoded by the exons ATgtttagaaaaggaaagaagcgacacagcagcagcagctcacaaaGCAGTGAAATCAGCACTAAAAGCAAG tctgtaGATTCCAGTCTTGGGGGACTTTCCAGGTCTAGTACTGTGGCCAGCCTCGATACAGACTCCACAAAAAGTTCAG GACAAAGCAATAGTAATTCTGATACATGTGCAGAATTCAGAGTTAAATATGTTGGTGCCATTGAAAAATTGAAATACAATGAGAGCAAAAGCCTTGAAGGGCCACTGGACTTGATAAATTACATAGATGTTGCACAG CAAGATGGAAAGTTACCTTTTGTTCCAGGTGAAGAGGAGTTTATTATGGGAGTTTCCAAGTATGGCATTAAAGTTTCCACGTCTGATCAGTAT GATGTGTTACATAGGCATGCTCTCTATTTGATTGTAAGGATGGTGTGCTATGACGATGGTCTGGGAGCAGGAAAAAGTTTACTGGCTTTGAAGACAACAGATGCAGCCTCTGAAGAATGTAGCCTCTGGGTATATCAGTGCAGTAGTTTG GAACAAGCACAAGCCATTTGCAAAGTGTTGTCTACAGCCTTTGACTCAGTTTTGATGTCGGAGAAGTCCTGA